The window GCGTAATCGCCGGCGACCCTGTCGCTCTGGCCGTAAGCGTGGTGCTCGCTCAGGTAGCCGTAAAGCTTCTTGTCATTGGGTATGGCGCACCCCACCGAAGCGGCGAGAAGCCTCCTGGGCTCGTTGCTCGATAGCTTGCTCAAAACACAGTAAACTATCTGGCCCGTCGAAAGGATCTTCAACCCCTGGACCCTGGGGATTATCTTGCACCCCGGGGGGAATATGCTCGAGACGCTTACGAGGTTGAACTTCTCTATCCCGGCGTCCCTAAGCGCCAGCTCGAACGAATGGAGCTCCTCCCTGTGGATTCCGACCCCTCTGGTAAAAAATATCCGTTTTGGCACGTTGGTAGTAATTTTTCTACCTCCTAAGTTACTTTTATACGCGTCTTACTTCCGCGCATCGATGCCCTCGTTTATGTATCCCATTAACTTATACACAAGCCTTGCCGCTAAAAAGTCCGGGGCCACGTTACCCTCGATGGGGCAGAGCTCCACTACGTCGAAGCCCACGACGCTCCGCCTCAAAGCGACTCTTCTTAAAAACCCCAGCACGTCGTACCAGCCAAGCCCGCCCGGCTCGGGTGTGCCCGTAGCGGGCATCACGGAAGGGTCGAAGACGTCCAGGTCGATAGTTACGAAGACCTCTTCGGGGAGGTCGTCAGCGACCTCGTCAAGTGACAACCCCTTTATAATATCCGCGGCGTAGCAGGTCTTTATCTCGGGCTTTTCCTTTTTTAAAAACTCCGCCTCGCCTGCCGAAAGGCTCCTCGTGCCCACCTGCACGAGCGGGCAGAACTCGCTTATCCGCCGCGCCACGCAGGCGTGGCTGAAGGGGCTCTCCTGGTAGCTGTCTCTCAAGTCCGCATGGGCGTCGAGCTGCAAAACGCACAGCTCCGGATAGGCGTCCTTCACGGCCATAACGGCCCCTATGGTTACAGAGTGCTCGCCGCCTATTACGACCGGGAGCGTGCTCCCCTTGGCCCCCCTGCCCCGCTTGCCCCCTTTTATTATCTCCGCCACGGCGCCCCGGACCCTTTTTACCATCTCCTCGGGCTTAAGCGTTGTAACGTCGAGAAGGGG is drawn from Thermodesulfobacteriota bacterium and contains these coding sequences:
- a CDS encoding arginine decarboxylase, pyruvoyl-dependent; the encoded protein is MPKRIFFTRGVGIHREELHSFELALRDAGIEKFNLVSVSSIFPPGCKIIPRVQGLKILSTGQIVYCVLSKLSSNEPRRLLAASVGCAIPNDKKLYGYLSEHHAYGQSDRVAGDYA
- the speB gene encoding agmatinase; translated protein: MGLGQRQNFGGLEGPEYETPEYETKEVRFSVLPVPYDLTATYVSGARNGPRALLEASANMELYDEELGGEPWRAGIRTLPLLDVTTLKPEEMVKRVRGAVAEIIKGGKRGRGAKGSTLPVVIGGEHSVTIGAVMAVKDAYPELCVLQLDAHADLRDSYQESPFSHACVARRISEFCPLVQVGTRSLSAGEAEFLKKEKPEIKTCYAADIIKGLSLDEVADDLPEEVFVTIDLDVFDPSVMPATGTPEPGGLGWYDVLGFLRRVALRRSVVGFDVVELCPIEGNVAPDFLAARLVYKLMGYINEGIDARK